ttcttccagaatcttccccttatccatttaaaaagccattccaacatgtttggtatttgcaaactcagcagcaaaagcaccccacttctctcgtgccaaaatctgttctagtttgcttatgctgccagaatgcaaaacaccagagttggattggcttttataaaagggggattatttggttacacagttacagtcttaaggccataaaatgtccaaggtaacacatcagcaattggctaccttcactggaggatggccaatggtgtctggaaaacctctgttagcttggaaggcacatggttgaggtctgctccgaagttctgatttcaaaatggcttcctcccaggatgttcctctctaggctgcagttcctcaaaaatgtcactcttagttgcacttgggatatttgtcctctctcagcttctccggagcaagagtctgctttcagtggttgtcttcaaactgtctctcatctgcagctcctgtgctttcttcaaagtgtccttcttagctgtagctcctcttgtaaacatcactcacagctgcactgagttccttcttttatgtcagctcatttatatggctccactgatcaactcagacccaccctgaatgggtggagcaacactgccatggaaattaggcaatcagagtcatcactcacagctaggtggggcacattccaaagaaacactcaaagaattacaatctaatcaatactgataacatctgcccatgcaagattacatcaaagataatggcatttgggggacacaatattttcaaactggcacaggtcccatttatctcattttttctttcgtttgcttgtgctttgggtataaagtctgagaaatcactgcctaccacaagatcttgaagatgctttcctacattttcttataggagttttatgatcctgactcatatttaggactttgacccattttgagttaatttttgtacaaggtgtgagataggggtcttctttttgttgacccatttgttaaagagactgttctgtcccagttaagTAGACTTGgaagtcttgtcaaaaatcaattggccataaatgtgtggatccaattctgaactctcagtttggttccattgatattaatatgtctgtctttatccagtactatgctgttttgaccactgtaactttgtaatatgctttaaagtcatgaaATGTGattcctccaaattcatttttctttttcaagatgtttttggctactcagggcctcttacccttccaaataaatttgataattgacctatccatttcttcaaagtatgcTTTTGGGGGTTTGATTGTGATTGTGCTgactctgtaaatcaatttgggtagaattgacatcttaatgataattagttttccaatccaagaacatgaAAAGTCctttcatatatttaggtctttgatttcttttagcaatgctttgtaattttttgaatACAGGTCCTGTACATCtgtggttgaatttattcctagtatttgattcttttagttatggttgtaaatagaatttttttttttttttgataaatggatttcctcctcagattgctcattactagtgtatagaaacactactgatttttgtgtgctgatcttgtatcctgctagattgcttgtttattagctgtagtagctttgtttGGATTTTTTGGGGACTTCCTAAATATAGGattatgttatctgcaaatagtgaaacttttacttcttcctttccaatttagatgccttttatttcttctacttcttgtctaattactctggctagaacttcaagcacaatgttgaataacagtggtgacagtgggcatccttgtcttcttccagatcttggagggaaagcttttgatctctcactgttgagtgcagtgttaactgtgggtttttcatgtatgccctttatcatactgaggaagtttccttctagtcccacctttggagtgtttttatcaagaaaggatgcttggtggattttgtcaaatgccttttctgcatcaatcaatatgatcatgtgcttttacccctttgatgttttttttcttttttccctgcttctcagcttgactcatttcaagtgttttgtcttcaacttcactgattctttcctgtcagctttttaaaaattaattaattaatttttattaaaacatattcacacaccatataatcatccaaagtgtgaaacagttgttcacagtatcatcatatagttgtgcattgaacACCAgagtcaatttctgaacatttttgttactctgaaaaataaaattaagaataaaaataaaagtaaaaagaacacccaaagcatcccataaccctcctcccctgtattattcatttactttttgtccccatttttctacccatttgtccatacactgggtagagggagtgtgagccataaggtttttacaatcacatggtcacaccataaaagctataaaattttacacttgccttcaagaatcaaggatactgaacataatgcataagagttacttccagaatgacctctcaactccatttgaaatgtccaagccactaaaattatattttgtttcatttctcttttggtccaaaagactttctcaatcacTTAGTAGGTCTtagcctactaagctggtggtccccaatgcttgcaagaatatcaggaattccctatctggggaagtttaatatttccacttttcCCCTCAGTCCCttgagggggctttgcaaatactttttattctctacccaaattactctgggttgtatcagggcttcatgctaacctgtataaaccaacaagatctcactcccaatcaaagtttcatgtaattatagaATTtcagtaaactgaccatacaagttaaattatatagcatgctacagaaaatacagattttgcaccaaataaacatcacttcctttggtctcacacagaagccatctgctgggtccttctccagtgtatatcctcctctagagtttcaaacaattcagaattgtcctttttttctggagaggagttttcaatagctgtttgtgttgccatgttgatgacatcactccacccagtgtcttcttaatacccattatctcttttgccttattttccttctcctccttgaattggtttagatttgtgtgaacatctttggttagttgttccaaattctgtagctCCTCTGACTTTCTAATTTATTCCTTTGgtccatatctttctgtttcttcatatggcttctaAATTTTGCTGATATATGGCTGTCTGATTATCTTGACAAGATTATTCTGAAAGTTGATTTCTCggtcttttctttttgttgttgataggGTTTGTGTTAAGGGTCTTAGGTGACCCTTAGTTTGTCAGTAtttctgagccaaaacagggccagggacccatgctGGGGGCTCAGACCAGTTCAAAGTGCCCTGAGGAGAGGGTTAGGAAAGCCTCCAAAAAGCCTTTTCCTCCAGCTCCCTaaggctgtgctttcctggcctgtccagTGGTTGGCATTCTTTGGCAACatattccccacagccctaagaaGGCAGAGTATTCTTAGCCCTCTGGTGGCTCTGTCTCTGAtgtgggttgaaacagtggcccAGTGGTGCCTGTTCAGGATGGGCTAAAGCAGCAGGACATAACCAGTAACTGGATACTGGGCCAGGTTTccctctgttcttggggaagaggacattTAGGGCCCTCCCAGTCTGCAGCTGCCCTCCAGGCAAGGACCAGGTTGATCTGAAGCTGGTTGCCTTGATGGTGGGAGATGGGTGCAAGGGGCCACAGCCTAACAAGTTACTCATTACTCATGGTTTTTcaccacagtttctcagtctctctttcctgatcttccctggatgctgtgcaatACACCACTGGTTTCTGGAGCCTCAGAACAATTGTTCTGGACAGTTTTTGCCTGTCTACTAGCTATTTTTGGAAGAGGAGTAAGGCCTGCAACTCCCTATTCTGTTATCTTCTCAGAAGTTTGcggtacagtttttaaaattacatcatttgtgcaattgtttcacacccaagagaaagcttcctttcctctgttctttctctgggaattttgatctgttgtatttgtttttgttttgcttctatagttttctttatacTCCTTTTACTGCccctagctgcttttgcctgggagGAAGGTCAGCCTGCTCCCAAGTCAGTATTGCCCAGCCAAAATAGGatcagggacccatgaagggggcataGACCAGCTCCAAAAagacctggggagagggtcaTGAAAGCTTCTGAAGGTTTTTTGATGTCTCCCCAAAgttgcactttcctggcctgcccggCAAATGATACCCTTCAGAAAACTTCTCCACATCCCTAAGGAGGCTCTGTGTCTTTAAACCTATGCCACCTCTGCCCCTGATAGGAGATCAGTTGAAAAAATGGTTGTGCTGTCCCTGTTCAGGCAGGTGGAAACTTCagttcagagctgggacccagcaatctggaCTCACAGGTCAAAAGCTGTGATCTGTGCTCGGCTGCCCCTGTTCTTGAGGGAAGGGGATTTCCACTTCCCTCTTcttctgcagcagccagccagggactggacccaaGGCAGCTCAACTAGAGAGTGGAAATGAGTGCTGGCATCTGCGATGGAGCCAGTTACTCACAGTTgtttaccacagtttctcagtctctttcctggatgctgtacagcattcccctggcctccagagtgCTGGTATAGTTGTTTGAGACAGTTCTGGCCTGTCCATGAGCTGTTttggaggagtgagtcctggagctccctactctgccatcttccccagaagttctctttgtggttttgttgtgcatttccctaatggctaatgatgttgagcatctttcatgtgcttgttggccatttgtatatcttctttggaaggGCAAAGTACTTTTTCACAGAAGATCTACAAGTGGCCAGtggatataggaaaaaatatttagagccCCTGATAACAGGATAAATTTAATGTAAAAGAGGaatgaaataccattttcctCCCACAAGGTTTATGAGGATGAGGAAGAATGGGTACTTATACTGCTGCTGGAAGTTAGGTGTCTTGTGACTTTTCAACTAGGTGATTTGCACAAGTATCACatcttaaaaatacatatacccTATTAGTTGTCagttccatttatattaaaatagctttaggaaataattagagaaatgtaaagTACAATTGTTTTCTCAGCACTGCTTAAAATAGCAATATATTAAGATtccatatatacattttataaataaattgcaCTATGTCTATAGGATGAAATGAGAATACAACCATTAAAGATACCACAGATACAGATATTTGTTGACATTCAAAGATGTACTTTAGTGGATcattaaattaggaaaaaaaagatcagttTGAGTATGTGTAACACAGACTATAGTCTTGTGTTAGCCAGAAAATATGCAcaaaatgagatattttgggcctttgtattataaatgaattttgtttccttttttcttatttgtgtttTCTAATATAAGAATACTGGTATATAATTCTAGTTAAAGCTTATTAATAATGAAAtcatatttggaaagaataggaATATGAGTCTCACATAGGCAAAAATAATCTTCtagttttattaattattttggaatttttttgagGATTGGTGTCTTCTGCCTTAGATTGTGTTAGGTGTACATATtattatatacacatttttagTTATATATACTAATTACATATATGTAATTGATTATAGGTTAATCATAGTATTTGTCTGTGCTTATAAAATTTTAGCTGTgtccttatgaaaataaaaaataaaaagtagaaaatataaatgattattCCTATTGCAAAAGTATTGCTTTAATTTATAAAGTTTTCTTTACAAATATTGTGTTCTCCAACTGTATTTATCCATTATTTGAGCCATTCTtgcatctatttttttcatcaaaCATAGCCTCAACACTTGTTATACAGCAGACAGATTTTTCCATCAGGATCTTTTTATCCTTAAAAACTTCAAGTTTACCTGCCTAGTCTGAGCAAgttgagaaatttaacattgaagtATTAAGACTTAATGTGAATTGAagttcttcctctctcccttcatgCAAAAGCATTTCTGAAAGTAAGAAATTGTAAAAAGCCTTTAATTGCCTTCTAAAAATTTATAACAACATTAAATATTAGTATTAATTGTTGGAAATACATGACTTACATACATTGTATACttctaaatattgaataaaatgagCTATACCTAATCATTTAAATTCTGAGTTTCCTTTGGCTGAGTTAAAGTTTCTTGAAAACCAAAGTAACAATTACTTTATCCTTTtaattccttttgttgttttatttcagaCCTCTTTCCCCATAACACTTTTAAGAACTAAACTTTATTCAAATGCCAACCAAATGACTTCAACTTCAGTAAACCTGTTGTATGtaccatatttcttttttttatttatttttttatcttcattttattgagatgtattcacataccatgcagtcatacaaaacaaattgtacattcgatttttcacggtaccattacaaagttgtacattcttcatctaaatcaatccctgacaccttcattagcacaacCACCTGCTACATCTTTGCAGGTAAAATTAATACACTCATGGATCTTggaatttctatttggagttgagTCATTTGCTTGTGCTGTCTGTCTATCCTCcaaccctctttctttctccttccttccttcctttctctctctctccttcctctctctctcctccctctctctctctccctctctccctctctctcttttcttttttttatcttcattttattgagatatattcacataccacacagtcatacaaaacaaatcgtactttcgattgtttacagtaccattacatagttgtacattcatcacctacatcaatccctgacaccttcattagcacacacacaaaaataacaagaataataattagagtgaaaaagagcaattgaagtaaaaaagaacactgggtacctttgtctgtttgtttccttcccctgtatttctactcatccatccatatactagacaagtggagtgtggtccttatggctttcccaatcccattgtcacccctcataagctacatttttatacaactgtcttcgagattcatgggttctgggttgtagtttgatagtttcaggtatccaccaccagcttccccaattctttagaacctgaaaagggttgtctaaagtgtgcataagagtgcccaccagagtgacctctcggctccttttggaatctctctgccactgaagcttatttcatttcctttcacatcccccttttggtcaagaagatgttctccatcccacgatgccaggtctacattcctccccgggagtcatattccacgttgccagggagattcactcccctgggtgtctgatcccatgtaggggggagggcagtgatttcacctttcaagttggcttagctagagagagagggccacatctgagcaagaaagaggcattcgggaggctcttaggcacaattatagggaggcctagcctctcctttgcagcaaccatcttcccaagggtaaaacctatggtagagggctcaacccatcaaaccacagtcccctatgtctgtcgtcatgttagcaaccatcaaggtggggtaggccaatacccctgcattctccacaggctcctcaagggggcactacatatttttttcctttttttttttttaacttttttttcctttttaaatcaactgcatgggaaaaaaaaaaaaaaaaacatacaataaaagaacatttcaagagaccataacaagggagtaagaaaaagacaactaacctaagataactgctttacttccaacctgttcctactttaccccaagaaagttacctaatatagcaacatttctgtgaacttgttcctactatatccatcagaaattaacagactatggTCATTCCTGTNNNNNNNNNNNNNNNNNNNNNNNNNNNNNNNNNNNNNNNNNNNNNNNNNNNNNNNNNNNNNNNNNNNNNNNNNNNNNNNNNNNNNNNNNNNNNNNNNNNNcagtttcctgtttgttctctATCTTACTGGTCCGCTCTATCCTTCTAATACTCTCTCTGTCCACCTTCTGGTACCCCAGGGGACAGGCAAGAGCCCTATACTAAGACCTGTGCTTGGGCTCTGACACTGTAGGACAAGTTccagcaagtttcttaacctctctgagcctattTCCCTACCTGTGAAGCCAGAGAGTTGAGCTAGAagaatggttctcaaacttgggcATGGAACAGAAGGATTTTTGAAACATAGGCTGCTGGGCCCACTCTCCTGGagtcttgtttgttttgttttttcctgactCAGTAGGTCTAGGGAAGGGTCCAATAATTTGCATCTCCAAGTTCCCAAGTGGTACTGATGCTTGCCCCACGTGGGGTCTAGGAATCCCATGTGGGGAACTGCTGTGCTAGATTCAATCACCTTCCAGCTGGAATTGATTGGTCATGTCTGCCTAAGGCACCATGGGAGGCTGGGAGGGATTAGCAATGTCTGCCACAGGCACAGTATCACAGTAAGGGGCTCACCTATTTGTCCTCCAGGTTTAACTATCTCTAAGGTATACCTGGAGGATTTTGAGTGGACGATGAAACCAGCAGGTGGCTGCCTGCAGAGGGAGTCCTCTCACCTGGGGGCCAGGCCTGGGACTCACCTTCCCGGTATCTGGGCGACACCAGATCCGAATGAGACTGTGATTCCTCAGGGACTCGTCACTGGTGGCAATGCTGGTGATGACGGACTTGTCCAGCTGTGGGCAAGACGTGGTCCGTGGCGGGAGATGGGGAGTGAGGGTGGGGGTCCTCATCCCACCATCCACTCTGGGTCCCCCAGCCCCCCATCCGCACCTGGATGATAAGCTTAGTGAAGGGCTCCGTGATGATCTTAAGCAGGTCCGGAGCATCCCGGCCGCCGCGGATGTTGAAGGAGGCCACTATGAGCCAAGTGACGTGATGCAGGTACCCGGTGGCTGCCTCCAGGGGCAGCAGGACCAGAACTGACAGCCAGTTAAAGCAGTCGTGCACCGTGGCCCCCGCAAAGGCCCTGGGCAGGGAGGCCACGTTGCGGGGTGGGCCGGCACCGAGAGGTGGGGAGGTGCTACCCTCCCCCAACAAGCACAAAGCTCCTCTCCCCCCCTGACCTCAACCCCCGCACCTCCGGAAGTCAGTCCTGTCTCCTGCCTGCATCAGGGCCACGATGGTGTTGGTGACGGAGGTGCCGATGTTGGAGCCCATGATGATAGGGATAGCAGAGCTTACCTCCAGCACTGGCGGGAGAGGGGGCCTCTTAGCGAATGGGGTCAGGGTCATCCCGTTCCTGCCCCCACGCCAGCTCCTGCAGGGTGCACTAcctgcaccccagcccccagTGGGCATGGCGGCCACGCTGCAGATCGCGCAACCTCAGCGTCGCAGGACCTGTGGCCCTGGGCTGGGTGAATACATGTGTGTGCTTGTACATGTATGGTTGTATATGTGTGGCACACACACAAGCATGGGCATATGTGTAGGTGTGGGCATGCATGAGCATACGGGTCCTCTGTGCAAATACACGCCTCTgcttgtgtgtgcatatgtataccTGAGTGTGCATATGGCTAGGCCACTGTCCCCAGTTATTCATCAAATGCCAAcctaggtattttgtagatgtgattaacatctatagtcagttgactttaagtaagggAGATTGTCCCTTCTGAGTGTCATCTGAGTGGATCTCATGCAATCGAATGAAGGTCTTAAGAGCAAACTGGagacttttctgaagaagaagaaAGTCCCCCTGTGGTCCACGCAGCTCAGCTCCTATCCAGGAGTTTCAGGTTTCCAGCCTGCCCTTCCTGATGGCCTGCCCTAGGCACTCCAACTTGCCTAGCCAGACCCCACAGTCTTAAGTCAATTCTTTGCCGTAAATCTGTATAAATCTGTATATCCTgctggttctatttctctggtaGAGGTGTCACTGATCCAGTGGGTGATGAGGGAGAGGCAAAATGGAGGGGAACCTTCCTGGGGTCTTATTCCCCATTCACCATCCTTTCCAGCTTCTGGGGGCGTCCCTCCTGGCTCAGACTCTCGGCCATACTTTAGAGGACAGCGTGGGAGATGCCCCCAGCCTCCTGCCTCCCGATTCTCAGCCCTGAGCCACCACCCCTACCCTATCCAGCCCCCGCCCCAGCCCTCTCCCTGGCCCAGCGGCCTACTCACAGCCAGAGGAGACCATGCTGACGACGATGGACGTGGAGGTGCTAGAACTCTGCACCAGCACCGTCACCAGGATCCCTACCACCAGCCCTGCCACCGGGTTGGAGAGGATGGCGTTGTCCTTGAAGATGTCACCAGCCACCTTCCCTGGGTAGTGTGAGCCAGCATTGGCCAAGGCCCCGCGGGAACccttccttccccagccccctcccccggGCCCTACCTCCAGCCAGCTGGAAGGCCGAGCTGAGCACGTCCAGGGAGCAGACGAAGAGGTAGAGGAAGGCAAGCATCAGCGGCACCTTGAGGAGCATTGTGGCGGCCTGGCGCAGCTTCTGGGCCCACCCGGGCtctggggttggggttggggtggggtggggtggccacGAGCATagtgggcagggggctgggagagtGGCTGCCACTCCCACTTGCCCCCCAGGCCCACCTGGCTTCTGTTCCTCCTCCAGGGCCAGCTTGGCAGGCAGCGGCTCGGGGAGCTCCAGGACCTCCCCGTAGGGGCAGCCAGGCTCGGCGAGGGCCACAGGGCCCAGGCTGGGGAAGGCATAGGCGGAGGCCCCTGGGATCCTGTGCAGgactgggggggtggggagaggctggTCAGGAGCCCCAGAGGCCCCAAGATCCTGGGGAGGGTGGGAAGggcaggtggggggcagagggctCACCCGAGCTGTGGGCACACAGGGGTGAGCAGGGTCTGCAGGGTGGGAGCAGCACTCACCCTGTGGGCTGGGCACATAGGCAAAGGCAGCCCCGCTCATCATGTGCCCACTGCAGACCGGCACTGGGGAGACAGCCTGGGCCCCCAGCCTCTCGCCATAGGACAGCATCTGACACCTGCAAGGGCAGCG
This sequence is a window from Choloepus didactylus isolate mChoDid1 chromosome 11 unlocalized genomic scaffold, mChoDid1.pri SUPER_11_unloc1, whole genome shotgun sequence. Protein-coding genes within it:
- the LOC119524368 gene encoding sodium-dependent phosphate transport protein 2A-like isoform X3, translating into MVSDAVLWREAGGPGCLPSAGLQWAHDERGCLCLCAQPTGPAQDPRGLRLCLPQPGPCGPRRAWLPLRGGPGAPRAAACQAGPGGGTEASSAFQLAGGKVAGDIFKDNAILSNPVAGLVVGILVTVLVQSSSTSTSIVVSMVSSGLLEVSSAIPIIMGSNIGTSVTNTIVALMQAGDRTDFRRAFAGATVHDCFNWLSVLVLLPLEAATGYLHHVTWLIVASFNIRGGRDAPDLLKIITEPFTKLIIQLDKSVITSIATSDESLRNHSLIRIWCRPDTGKVSPRPGPQVRGLPLQAATCWFHRPLKILQVYLRDS
- the LOC119524368 gene encoding sodium-dependent phosphate transport protein 2A-like isoform X1; translation: MLSYGERLGAQAVSPVPVCSGHMMSGAAFAYVPSPQVLHRIPGASAYAFPSLGPVALAEPGCPYGEVLELPEPLPAKLALEEEQKPGGPGGQVGVAATLPAPCPLCSWPPHPTPTPTPEPGWAQKLRQAATMLLKVPLMLAFLYLFVCSLDVLSSAFQLAGGKVAGDIFKDNAILSNPVAGLVVGILVTVLVQSSSTSTSIVVSMVSSGLLEVSSAIPIIMGSNIGTSVTNTIVALMQAGDRTDFRRAFAGATVHDCFNWLSVLVLLPLEAATGYLHHVTWLIVASFNIRGGRDAPDLLKIITEPFTKLIIQLDKSVITSIATSDESLRNHSLIRIWCRPDTGKVSPRPGPQVRGLPLQAATCWFHRPLKILQVYLRDS
- the LOC119524368 gene encoding sodium-dependent phosphate transport protein 2A-like isoform X2, with protein sequence MLSYGERLGAQAVSPVPVCSGHMMSGAAFAYVPSPQVLHRIPGASAYAFPSLGPVALAEPGCPYGEVLELPEPLPAKLALEEEQKPEPGWAQKLRQAATMLLKVPLMLAFLYLFVCSLDVLSSAFQLAGGKVAGDIFKDNAILSNPVAGLVVGILVTVLVQSSSTSTSIVVSMVSSGLLEVSSAIPIIMGSNIGTSVTNTIVALMQAGDRTDFRRAFAGATVHDCFNWLSVLVLLPLEAATGYLHHVTWLIVASFNIRGGRDAPDLLKIITEPFTKLIIQLDKSVITSIATSDESLRNHSLIRIWCRPDTGKVSPRPGPQVRGLPLQAATCWFHRPLKILQVYLRDS
- the LOC119524368 gene encoding sodium-dependent phosphate transport protein 2A-like isoform X4, with amino-acid sequence MLSYGERLGAQAVSPVPVCSGHMMSGAAFAYVPSPQVLHRIPGASAYAFPSLGPVALAEPGCPYGEVLELPEPLPAKLALEEEQKPARPSSWLEVAGDIFKDNAILSNPVAGLVVGILVTVLVQSSSTSTSIVVSMVSSGLLEVSSAIPIIMGSNIGTSVTNTIVALMQAGDRTDFRRAFAGATVHDCFNWLSVLVLLPLEAATGYLHHVTWLIVASFNIRGGRDAPDLLKIITEPFTKLIIQLDKSVITSIATSDESLRNHSLIRIWCRPDTGKVSPRPGPQVRGLPLQAATCWFHRPLKILQVYLRDS